The nucleotide window TTTTTGGCGGTCGCGATTTGGTCGTCTAATCGTTTTTGTTGCCGACGGAGGCCCGCCTCATTTTTGATTTGATAATCTCGTTCTAATTTTTGCTCAAACAGGACCAGTAGGTTATGGGTTAGGCAAAGAAAATGGGCCTGTATTTGCTTGGCGGTTGAGCTCGACGCCCACGCCTTGGATTCCTCCAGCTTGTTTTTAAATTGATCGAAAACCTTTTCAATCTCCCAGCGTTTTTTATAAAGCCAGGCGAGAAGCCCTGGCGGTAAGTCAAAAACGCTGGTGATGAACTCATACACCTCACCACTGACTGGATCGCGGTATCGTATTAAGCGCACACGCACCTGATGGGCGGCGATGACTATTTCATCCGCTATGACGCCATGATTAATGGGATCAGCACGATCAAACAACTTCGAAGCGAAGGGCTCAAACAGGAGATTTTCTTTGGTGCGTGAAAGAAAATAGACGCCGGCAGTTTGCTTCCAGTTATGCCAGAGAGGAAAATCAAGGCCTGCGCGATCCCAGATCCAAAGAACTTTCTTGCCGGTCGGCTCCCCCATACGCAAAGCATTAGAGCCGAGTCGCTTGATCACGCTCATATCGTGTTCTTTTTTGCCCTCAGTGAGTGCAAGATGTTGCATGGCATGAGTTCGAATATTAAGGGCATATAAATGTCCTACCGGCCAACGGCGTTCATCAATTTTCTGATCGTGCGAAGCCGCCCCATGCCAATGACCGTCGCCGGCATAGAGGGCATAATTATCAACGGCAGCGGGCAGTTCGGTAAAGTTTTCGAGCAGGGCGGTGGCCTGCACCGAAACATCCATTAATAAAGCCAACCTGCGTTCGCTTTTCAGTACTTCAAAGAAGTGCCCCGTAGCGGGACAAGACTCGAACAAGGAACCGACTTGTTGAAGAAAACCGCGACCGCTTCGAGGATCCGATAGAGCTCTGGCAATACCAAGCCGAAGGAATGCATCGTCAGTCAATTCCGGGCATTGACGCGCGTACCTAGAAGCGGACGCGAGTCCGGTAAGCGGCCCGAAAAATACTTCGTTTAAAGCGAGGGGATGAAGTGTAGCCATGAGGCCCAAAAAAATTTTTACATGTGCCTCGTAAAGCCTTATATTGAAGTATTTTAGAGCCTGCTCCGAAAGCATAAAAACCTAGCAGTGAACTATTAGCATAAGTTTAATGATGCCTAAAGAGGGGTAATTCCCTGGTTTTGGTCAAAAAAAAGCCGCTATAATCGG belongs to Opitutus sp. and includes:
- a CDS encoding transposase; its protein translation is MLSEQALKYFNIRLYEAHVKIFLGLMATLHPLALNEVFFGPLTGLASASRYARQCPELTDDAFLRLGIARALSDPRSGRGFLQQVGSLFESCPATGHFFEVLKSERRLALLMDVSVQATALLENFTELPAAVDNYALYAGDGHWHGAASHDQKIDERRWPVGHLYALNIRTHAMQHLALTEGKKEHDMSVIKRLGSNALRMGEPTGKKVLWIWDRAGLDFPLWHNWKQTAGVYFLSRTKENLLFEPFASKLFDRADPINHGVIADEIVIAAHQVRVRLIRYRDPVSGEVYEFITSVFDLPPGLLAWLYKKRWEIEKVFDQFKNKLEESKAWASSSTAKQIQAHFLCLTHNLLVLFEQKLERDYQIKNEAGLRRQQKRLDDQIATAKKNDRLLCSLLTTVLRPLQRSVKLLRWLRSHWFSSCPISALLPQLKLLYANP